A single region of the Candidatus Deferrimicrobiaceae bacterium genome encodes:
- a CDS encoding SIR2 family protein produces the protein MVLHPKEALISAIDVTRKPVAFLVGAPFSADNNGKGVPDVIRMLDIVREVILETIPSEIARYDKEIEGKIGPIAYQAAMSWLQANVHQDAVNAVVRRAVLRSCLDIASIGGPNEPTTDGDPANWFIPQGTKNLAALVCNSNPRYQGPILTPNFDPLLSLAIREYGKRPSRRVLDTDGSLPREIEEEPDVRSVVHLHGYWRGSDTLHTPTQLHSPRPKLKAALQHLLRKHLLVVVAYGGWDDVFTTALSELLHDDQAEIDVLWCFRETDSEIVRSKYKRFLDSVAPAIVRGRFRGYGGIDCHSIFAEINTSGGGSTVASPSMPLPMPAEGPILLDSPVTTEKRKKDNLNSADRIFTKRLDEALVSFSSQPKVWVEPILCKSPEVANDAEAATKINLSDMLSAPKSTIIKAPPQFGLTCLAHYLVREAWRSQDAPLWIYLDSKSTGPHKGAIEKGMEGELALIGCVEQDIKCIVLDSWTSSEKDAYKLLRNICSRFANVPIIVMQTMDSNKFLNYSDKVELDREFEVLFLWALPLGHVRKVVSDYNEIRHIGDEDKITKKVVSDLEVLNVHRTPFNCLTLLKVSEIDFDESPVNRSEMIKRVLFLLFNVDDIPTYKVRPDLKDSEYVLGYFCEQMLRDGTYSFTRDYFLSVLERCCKERFIDLEVQVVFDVLYSNNILIKRGDLFSFRFAFWIYYFAAQRMLHSKEFANFIYEDMRYTKYPEIMEFYTGIDRQREDALNVLIRDIGATCDKIQDKCGLPDGLNPYRFAQWTPSDALLEQMQDEISNGVSGSNLPASVKDHYADSKYDRKRPYDQDIRDFLAEYSYVYMVQAMRAGARALRNSDYVEPETKRQLLSGIMRCWEQVSKVLMILTPLLAERGRASFDGQGYLLIGDFGDTTEERILRILGELPNNVVNWFQDDLFSQKMGPLLIDQYVHDSNDITKHELILMLTNQRPRGWKIQVQHYIASIAKNSFYLWDVSRTLRHQYSYSYASSKTLSDIEYLIKMAAAKHLTGSKNPGIKLINKIVDAIPSRGVKTDGKAI, from the coding sequence ATGGTGCTTCATCCAAAAGAAGCTCTGATTTCTGCCATTGATGTAACTCGCAAGCCCGTTGCGTTCTTAGTGGGGGCTCCATTTTCTGCGGATAATAACGGCAAAGGGGTCCCTGATGTTATACGAATGCTAGATATTGTTCGTGAGGTTATTCTGGAAACGATTCCTTCGGAAATAGCGCGATATGACAAAGAGATAGAAGGGAAGATAGGGCCTATTGCTTATCAGGCTGCAATGAGTTGGTTGCAAGCCAATGTCCATCAAGATGCTGTTAACGCGGTTGTTCGCAGGGCGGTACTACGATCTTGCCTTGATATTGCATCTATCGGCGGGCCAAATGAACCGACGACTGATGGCGATCCAGCGAATTGGTTTATTCCGCAGGGGACTAAAAACCTAGCGGCTCTCGTTTGCAACTCAAATCCTCGATACCAAGGACCGATCCTTACGCCAAATTTCGACCCATTATTGTCCCTAGCAATCCGAGAATATGGAAAGCGGCCCAGTCGGAGAGTGCTTGATACTGATGGATCTTTGCCGCGGGAAATTGAAGAAGAGCCTGATGTAAGAAGTGTGGTGCATCTGCATGGGTACTGGCGTGGATCGGACACCCTGCACACTCCCACTCAACTGCACAGCCCACGACCAAAATTGAAGGCGGCCCTACAACATTTGTTGCGCAAACATCTTTTGGTCGTAGTTGCATATGGTGGTTGGGACGATGTTTTTACAACTGCGCTTTCTGAATTGCTTCATGATGATCAAGCAGAAATTGATGTTCTCTGGTGTTTTCGAGAAACTGATTCGGAAATTGTAAGAAGTAAATATAAGCGTTTTCTCGACAGTGTTGCGCCAGCCATTGTTAGGGGTCGCTTCCGCGGATACGGGGGAATCGACTGTCATTCTATCTTTGCGGAAATTAATACCTCGGGCGGCGGTTCGACTGTTGCCTCCCCCTCAATGCCCTTGCCAATGCCCGCAGAGGGACCCATCCTCTTAGATTCGCCGGTAACAACGGAAAAAAGAAAAAAGGATAATTTGAATTCCGCGGATCGTATTTTCACTAAACGGTTGGATGAAGCACTTGTGTCGTTTTCTTCTCAGCCGAAAGTGTGGGTTGAGCCAATCCTTTGCAAGAGTCCAGAGGTTGCGAATGATGCGGAAGCTGCGACCAAGATTAATTTATCAGATATGCTATCTGCTCCTAAATCAACAATAATTAAAGCTCCTCCACAGTTTGGACTGACCTGTTTAGCTCATTATTTAGTGAGAGAGGCATGGCGGAGCCAAGATGCTCCATTGTGGATTTATTTGGATTCAAAGAGTACTGGCCCTCACAAGGGGGCTATAGAAAAAGGAATGGAGGGGGAACTTGCGCTCATAGGATGTGTAGAGCAGGACATAAAATGCATTGTATTGGACTCCTGGACAAGCAGTGAGAAAGACGCGTATAAGCTACTCAGAAATATATGTTCCAGATTCGCAAATGTACCAATAATAGTAATGCAAACGATGGATAGTAATAAGTTTTTGAATTATTCTGACAAAGTTGAACTTGACCGGGAGTTCGAGGTGTTATTTCTATGGGCGCTTCCTCTTGGACATGTCCGAAAAGTTGTTTCGGATTATAATGAAATTAGACATATCGGGGATGAGGATAAGATAACAAAAAAAGTAGTATCTGATCTCGAAGTACTAAATGTCCACAGAACACCATTTAATTGTCTAACATTGTTAAAGGTTTCTGAGATTGATTTTGACGAAAGTCCAGTTAATCGATCAGAAATGATAAAAAGAGTGCTATTTCTTCTTTTTAATGTTGATGATATCCCTACCTATAAAGTGCGCCCAGATCTTAAAGATAGTGAATACGTACTGGGATACTTTTGTGAGCAAATGCTTAGGGATGGCACATATTCGTTTACTAGAGATTATTTCTTAAGTGTTCTAGAAAGATGCTGCAAAGAAAGATTCATTGACCTTGAGGTGCAGGTTGTATTTGATGTGTTATATAGTAACAACATTCTGATCAAGCGTGGCGATCTTTTCAGTTTTAGATTCGCCTTCTGGATATACTATTTCGCTGCCCAAAGGATGCTTCATAGCAAGGAATTCGCCAATTTTATTTACGAAGATATGCGGTATACCAAGTATCCAGAAATAATGGAGTTCTATACTGGAATTGATCGGCAGCGCGAAGACGCTCTCAATGTGTTGATAAGGGATATAGGGGCCACTTGCGATAAAATACAGGATAAATGCGGCCTTCCAGATGGACTTAATCCTTATCGTTTTGCTCAGTGGACACCTTCTGACGCGTTACTTGAGCAAATGCAAGACGAAATAAGCAACGGCGTAAGTGGTTCGAATCTGCCCGCATCAGTTAAAGATCATTATGCCGACAGCAAGTATGACCGAAAGCGACCCTATGACCAGGATATCCGAGATTTCTTAGCCGAATATTCTTACGTTTACATGGTGCAGGCAATGAGGGCCGGAGCGAGAGCGCTTCGAAATAGCGATTATGTTGAGCCGGAGACTAAGCGTCAATTGTTGAGTGGAATTATGCGTTGCTGGGAACAGGTTTCAAAGGTTCTGATGATATTGACACCGTTATTGGCAGAAAGGGGTCGCGCTTCATTCGATGGCCAAGGATATTTGTTGATTGGAGATTTTGGGGATACTACAGAAGAAAGGATTTTGCGTATATTGGGTGAGTTGCCAAATAATGTGGTGAATTGGTTCCAGGATGATCTTTTCTCGCAAAAAATGGGGCCTTTACTTATAGACCAATACGTGCATGATTCAAATGATATCACAAAGCATGAATTAATATTAATGCTCACAAATCAAAGGCCGCGCGGGTGGAAAATACAGGTACAGCACTACATTGCTTCGATAGCAAAAAACTCTTTTTACCTGTGGGATGTTTCTCGGACACTCCGCCATCAGTATAGTTATAGCTATGCATCATCTAAGACTTTGAGCGATATCGAGTATCTAATAAAAATGGCAGCAGCCAAACATTTAACCGGGAGCAAAAATCCAGGAATAAAGCTTATTAATAAGATTGTTGATGCAATCCCTTCTCGTGGAGTAAAAACAGACGGGAAGGCAATATAA
- a CDS encoding DEAD/DEAH box helicase family protein: MVGLSERDICTKFISPAINRSGWDIDTQVREEVSFTKGRIIVRGKLVTRGKAKRADYVLYYKPNIPIALIEAKDGSHAVGDGMQQALEYAATLDIPFVFSSNGSAFMFHDRTGNGGEMETELPLHAFPTPEALWIKYRTWKGMDPAQEALALQPYYEDGGEKEPRYYQRIAINNAIEAIAKGKNRILLVMATGTGKTYTAFQILWRLWKSGRKKRILYLADRNVLIDQTMVNDFRPFGKTMAKLSTHSKTIEREDGTEVQLPTAIDRKHRRIDTSYEIYLALYQAITGPDDSQKLYRELSPDFFDLIVIDECHRGSAAADSAWREILDHFSSATQIGMTATPKETEYVSNIDYFGEPVYSYSLKAGIRDGFLAPYKVVKVHLDVDVEGYRPARGEIDRYGYEIEDRIYNPKDFDRNLVIDERTRRVAHKISEFLKEIGDRLQKTIVFCVDTEHAARMRQALINENADLVLKNPRYVMRITGDDTEGCDQIGNFIDPEAKYPVIVTTSRLLSTGVDAQTCRLIVLDREVGSMTEFKQIVGRGTRVHEDTKKFYFTLIDFRKATNHFADPDFDGEPVQIYVPGEDDPVAPPDDVPPADDGEAALPPEPGDDEVVIVDPDRPDIDIEAGSDRPRKYYIEGREVMIVAERVEYLDEEGKLVTETLRDYSKMVLKKRFASLDEFLRRWSDADRKQVIIEELENEGVLLAPLAEEVGKNLDPFDLICHVAFDQPTLTRRERADQVRKRDVFTKYGEQARAVLEALLLKYQDEGVTGLDDLHILKVAPFDAMGTPIELINTFGGRDGFEKAVHELQSALYGKVA, encoded by the coding sequence ATGGTCGGGCTCAGCGAACGCGACATCTGCACGAAATTCATTTCTCCCGCCATCAATCGATCGGGATGGGACATCGATACACAAGTCCGAGAGGAAGTCTCGTTCACCAAGGGACGGATCATCGTCCGCGGCAAGCTCGTCACCCGCGGCAAGGCCAAACGCGCCGATTACGTTCTCTACTACAAGCCGAACATCCCGATCGCACTCATCGAAGCCAAGGACGGCAGCCACGCCGTCGGCGACGGCATGCAGCAGGCGCTGGAATATGCCGCCACTCTAGACATTCCCTTCGTGTTCTCGTCCAACGGTTCTGCCTTCATGTTCCACGATCGCACCGGCAATGGCGGAGAAATGGAAACCGAGCTTCCACTCCACGCCTTCCCGACGCCCGAGGCGCTTTGGATCAAATACCGCACATGGAAGGGGATGGATCCCGCGCAGGAAGCGCTCGCGCTTCAGCCCTATTACGAAGATGGCGGCGAAAAGGAACCGCGATACTACCAGCGCATCGCCATCAACAACGCCATTGAGGCCATAGCCAAGGGGAAGAATCGTATCCTCCTCGTCATGGCGACGGGCACCGGCAAGACCTATACCGCATTCCAGATCCTCTGGCGCCTGTGGAAGTCCGGCCGGAAGAAGCGGATTCTTTACCTCGCCGACCGTAACGTGCTCATCGACCAGACGATGGTGAACGATTTCCGACCCTTCGGAAAAACCATGGCGAAGCTCAGCACCCACTCGAAGACGATCGAGCGCGAAGACGGCACCGAAGTGCAACTGCCGACCGCGATCGACCGGAAGCATCGCCGCATCGACACTTCTTACGAAATCTATCTCGCCCTTTATCAGGCCATAACCGGCCCCGACGATAGCCAGAAGCTCTACCGCGAACTGTCGCCCGATTTTTTCGACCTCATCGTGATCGACGAATGCCACCGCGGAAGTGCGGCGGCCGATTCCGCCTGGCGGGAGATTCTCGACCACTTCTCCTCGGCCACCCAAATCGGCATGACCGCGACGCCGAAGGAGACCGAATACGTCTCCAACATCGACTATTTCGGCGAGCCGGTTTATTCCTACTCGCTCAAGGCCGGTATCCGTGACGGCTTCCTCGCCCCGTACAAGGTGGTCAAGGTCCATCTCGATGTCGATGTCGAGGGCTATCGGCCCGCGCGGGGTGAGATCGACCGATACGGCTACGAGATTGAAGACCGGATCTACAATCCGAAGGATTTCGACCGCAACCTGGTGATCGACGAGCGCACCCGGCGCGTCGCACACAAGATCAGCGAATTTCTCAAGGAAATCGGCGACCGCCTCCAGAAGACCATCGTTTTCTGCGTCGATACCGAGCACGCGGCGCGGATGCGGCAGGCGTTGATCAACGAAAACGCGGATCTCGTCCTGAAGAACCCGCGCTATGTCATGCGCATCACCGGCGACGATACGGAAGGGTGCGACCAGATCGGCAACTTCATCGACCCGGAAGCGAAATACCCGGTGATCGTCACCACCTCTCGGCTGCTCTCGACCGGCGTCGATGCCCAGACGTGTCGCCTCATCGTCCTCGACCGGGAAGTGGGTTCCATGACGGAGTTCAAGCAGATCGTCGGCCGCGGCACGCGCGTCCACGAGGACACGAAAAAGTTCTACTTCACCCTGATCGATTTCCGGAAGGCGACGAATCATTTCGCCGACCCCGATTTCGACGGCGAACCGGTGCAGATCTACGTGCCGGGCGAGGATGACCCGGTCGCACCGCCTGATGATGTTCCGCCCGCGGACGATGGGGAGGCAGCTCTCCCGCCGGAACCGGGCGACGATGAAGTAGTGATTGTCGATCCCGACCGGCCGGATATCGACATCGAGGCGGGCTCCGACAGGCCCCGGAAATATTACATCGAGGGACGCGAGGTCATGATTGTGGCCGAGCGCGTCGAATATCTCGACGAAGAGGGCAAGCTGGTTACCGAGACGTTGCGCGACTATTCGAAGATGGTGCTGAAAAAACGGTTCGCCAGTCTCGACGAGTTCCTGCGGCGCTGGAGCGACGCCGACCGCAAGCAGGTCATCATCGAGGAACTTGAAAACGAAGGGGTGCTGCTTGCTCCGCTGGCCGAGGAGGTGGGAAAGAACCTCGATCCCTTCGACCTGATCTGCCACGTCGCCTTCGACCAGCCGACGCTCACCCGGCGCGAACGCGCCGACCAGGTTCGCAAGCGCGACGTCTTTACAAAGTACGGAGAGCAGGCGCGCGCCGTGCTCGAAGCGTTGCTGCTGAAATACCAGGACGAGGGCGTCACCGGGCTCGACGACCTGCACATTCTCAAGGTTGCGCCCTTCGATGCCATGGGCACCCCGATCGAACTCATCAACACTTTCGGTGGACGGGACGGCTTCGAGAAAGCCGTCCATGAACTCCAGTCCGCCCTCTACGGAAAGGTTGCCTGA
- a CDS encoding AAA family ATPase yields the protein MVTRKKSLNKVPAGRGTARIEYLRVQNYRAIKAVEFKNITPMTVLLGPNGSGKSTVFDVFNFLSECFQFGLRHAWDRRGRAKELKTRGQDGPIVIEIKYRERPGSPIITYHLAVDEEKGKVLVTEEWLSWRRGPKGQPFHFLDYKRGQGAAVSGEEPDESGKRVDTPLRAPDLIAANTLGQFADHPRVAALREFITDWYVSYLSIDETRGQPEAGPQERLNKSGDNLPNVIQFLKEQDEPRLLHIFEVLRQRIPRLEQVIAEPMPDGRLLMQIKDAPFDRPILSRFASDGTLKMLAYLTVLYAPEPPRFIGIEEPENFLHPRVLPELAEECRKASERSQLFVTTHSPFFLNALRPEEVRVLYRDEQGYTQAVRAMDIQGVREFMAAGASMGHLWMEGRFGVGDPLVNAGAPRGKRRSR from the coding sequence ATGGTGACGAGAAAAAAATCATTGAACAAAGTTCCGGCTGGGCGGGGGACGGCGCGCATCGAGTATCTGCGCGTCCAGAATTACCGCGCGATCAAGGCGGTCGAATTCAAGAACATCACGCCGATGACCGTGTTATTGGGGCCGAACGGGAGCGGGAAGTCGACGGTCTTTGACGTATTCAACTTCCTCTCCGAGTGTTTCCAATTCGGGCTACGTCATGCCTGGGATCGGCGGGGGCGTGCTAAGGAGCTGAAAACGCGTGGCCAGGACGGGCCCATCGTCATCGAGATCAAATACCGGGAGCGTCCCGGGTCCCCGATCATCACCTATCACCTGGCGGTGGATGAGGAAAAAGGGAAGGTTCTCGTCACGGAAGAGTGGCTGTCGTGGCGACGGGGGCCGAAAGGGCAGCCGTTTCATTTTCTCGACTACAAACGCGGGCAGGGCGCGGCAGTCAGCGGAGAAGAGCCGGATGAGAGCGGTAAACGGGTCGACACGCCGTTGCGCGCACCGGATCTGATCGCAGCGAACACGCTGGGGCAGTTCGCCGATCATCCCCGCGTCGCCGCATTGCGGGAGTTCATCACCGACTGGTACGTTTCCTATCTCTCGATCGACGAAACCCGGGGGCAGCCCGAAGCCGGACCGCAGGAACGCCTGAACAAGTCGGGCGACAATCTGCCCAACGTCATCCAGTTCCTAAAGGAACAGGACGAGCCGCGTCTGCTTCACATCTTCGAAGTGCTGCGCCAGAGGATCCCGCGCCTTGAGCAGGTGATTGCGGAACCCATGCCGGATGGCCGTCTGTTGATGCAGATCAAGGATGCTCCGTTCGACCGGCCGATCCTGTCCCGCTTCGCTTCGGATGGAACGCTCAAGATGCTGGCGTATCTGACGGTGCTGTACGCTCCCGAGCCGCCCCGGTTTATCGGCATCGAGGAGCCAGAAAATTTCCTGCACCCGCGTGTGCTGCCCGAGTTGGCGGAGGAATGTCGCAAAGCATCAGAGCGATCCCAACTGTTCGTGACGACGCACTCGCCGTTCTTCCTGAATGCGTTGCGTCCGGAGGAAGTTCGGGTGCTTTATCGCGATGAGCAGGGGTATACCCAGGCCGTTCGCGCAATGGACATCCAGGGCGTTCGCGAATTCATGGCCGCCGGGGCATCGATGGGGCATCTGTGGATGGAAGGGCGCTTCGGGGTGGGCGATCCCCTGGTCAATGCCGGTGCGCCTCGGGGCAAGAGGCGTTCCCGATGA
- a CDS encoding class I SAM-dependent DNA methyltransferase, translating to MNVRTTVKSIQDIMRQDSGVDGDAQRISQLCWMFFLKIIDDQDRELELMDDGYRSPIPEKFQWRAWAADPEGITGEALQAFVNDALFPALKELSSAAQDGRHRVVRDVFEDAYNYMKSGQLMRQVVNKITAIDFNNLAERRHFGDIYEQILNDLQSAGNAGEYYTPRAVTAFMADRIDPQPGQILFDPACGTGGFLTCAIRHMRDRYVKTPADEKRMQQGLRATEKKQLPHMLCVTNLLLHGIDDPSFIRHDNTLARPYISYTSSDRVDIVLTNPPFGGREEDGIESNFPKHFQTRETADLFLALIVRLLRNGGRAAVVLPDGTLFGEGVKTRLKEHLLEECNLHTIVRLPNSVFKPYANIGTNLLFFEKGTPTQEIWFYEHRVPEGQKAYSMTRPIRFEHLQSCIDWWDRREVTEVAWKVGIDEIKSRNFNLDIKNPHTVDEEYGDPAELLAKLEQSEAETANLRD from the coding sequence ATGAACGTGCGCACGACCGTGAAATCGATCCAGGACATCATGCGGCAGGACAGCGGCGTCGACGGCGATGCCCAGCGCATATCCCAGCTCTGTTGGATGTTCTTCCTCAAGATCATCGACGACCAGGATCGCGAGCTTGAACTGATGGACGACGGCTACCGATCGCCCATTCCCGAAAAGTTCCAGTGGCGCGCCTGGGCGGCAGACCCCGAAGGAATCACCGGCGAGGCGCTGCAGGCGTTCGTCAACGACGCGTTGTTCCCGGCGTTAAAAGAATTGTCCAGTGCCGCGCAGGATGGCCGCCACCGCGTCGTGCGCGACGTGTTCGAAGATGCCTACAACTACATGAAGTCGGGCCAGCTCATGCGTCAGGTGGTCAACAAGATCACCGCCATCGACTTCAACAACCTGGCTGAGCGGCGCCATTTCGGCGACATCTACGAGCAGATCCTGAACGATCTGCAAAGCGCCGGTAACGCAGGCGAGTACTACACCCCCCGCGCCGTCACCGCCTTCATGGCCGACCGCATCGATCCCCAACCCGGCCAGATTCTCTTCGACCCTGCCTGCGGCACCGGCGGATTCCTCACATGCGCGATCCGCCACATGCGCGACCGCTACGTGAAGACGCCGGCCGACGAAAAGCGGATGCAGCAAGGTCTGCGCGCCACCGAGAAAAAGCAGCTCCCGCACATGCTCTGCGTTACCAACCTGTTGCTCCATGGAATCGACGACCCTTCGTTCATCCGGCACGACAACACGCTGGCGCGCCCTTACATCAGCTACACCAGTTCCGATCGGGTCGACATCGTCCTCACGAATCCGCCCTTCGGCGGACGCGAGGAAGACGGCATCGAGAGCAACTTCCCCAAACATTTCCAGACGCGCGAGACGGCCGACCTTTTCCTCGCGCTGATCGTCCGCCTGCTCAGAAACGGCGGCCGCGCCGCCGTGGTGCTGCCCGACGGCACGCTGTTCGGCGAAGGCGTCAAGACGCGCCTCAAGGAACATCTGCTCGAGGAGTGCAACCTCCACACGATCGTCCGACTGCCGAACAGCGTCTTCAAGCCGTACGCCAACATCGGCACCAACCTGCTCTTCTTCGAAAAGGGAACGCCGACCCAAGAAATCTGGTTCTACGAACATCGCGTGCCCGAAGGCCAGAAGGCGTATTCGATGACGCGGCCGATCCGCTTCGAGCATCTGCAATCGTGCATCGACTGGTGGGACAGGCGAGAGGTAACCGAGGTCGCCTGGAAGGTCGGCATCGATGAGATCAAGTCACGCAACTTCAACCTCGACATCAAGAACCCGCACACGGTCGATGAGGAGTATGGCGACCCCGCCGAACTGCTCGCGAAGCTGGAACAAAGCGAAGCCGAAACCGCCAACCTGCGCGACTAG
- a CDS encoding restriction endonuclease subunit S, giving the protein MTNGSSTSLLNHFDRIAEAPDAVPRLRRFILDLAVRGKLVPQDPNDEPASELLKRIKAEKVRLANAGKAKTRQISPSDDRAMLSFDVPKHWACLPLNAIGTLSGGMTPSKNRLDYWDGEVNWFSPKDIKSEELIVSGMKITPAGVSETGLQLYRPGCLFMVARSGILKRTFPVSINRVAATVNQDLKVLAPFIKGMERYLQIALKGMTDFILGNHVKTGTTVQSLKFEGFEYLPLPLPPNEEQHRIVAKVDELMALCDQLEAAQTKRERRRDRLVAATLHGLNDGAAISVVDEAGNVAGGGEIPASDVCSNFENNARFLFNHLPNLITRPEQIKQLRQTILNLAVRGKLVPQDPNDEPASVLLKRIEVEKKNLIKAGEIRKGGDLPQIGDADISLRPPSSWEWVRLGSIGDWGSGSTPPRGNSEYYDGGIPWLKSGELEDRTDLKGSEETVSEIAISKCSFRKNKPGDVLIAMYGATIGKLAILGESAVTNQAVCGCTPFDGVYNRYLFLYLLSRRSNFHAQSEGGAQPNISKIKIINSPFPLPPLAEQHRIVVKVDELMALCDELEVRITSSSTTRYQLLDAALAEVLA; this is encoded by the coding sequence ATGACAAACGGTTCGTCAACATCGTTATTGAACCACTTCGACCGGATCGCCGAAGCGCCCGACGCTGTGCCGCGCCTGCGCCGCTTCATCCTCGACCTGGCGGTGCGCGGAAAACTCGTCCCGCAGGATCCGAACGACGAACCGGCGTCGGAGTTGTTGAAGCGGATCAAGGCGGAGAAGGTGCGGCTGGCCAATGCCGGTAAGGCCAAGACACGGCAGATCTCACCTTCTGATGACAGAGCAATGTTGTCATTTGACGTCCCCAAACATTGGGCTTGTTTGCCGCTAAATGCAATTGGCACGCTTTCGGGCGGTATGACGCCATCGAAGAACCGGCTTGATTATTGGGATGGCGAAGTGAATTGGTTTTCTCCGAAAGACATCAAGTCGGAAGAATTGATTGTCTCAGGAATGAAGATTACCCCTGCTGGCGTGTCTGAGACCGGTCTGCAACTCTATCGCCCTGGATGCCTGTTCATGGTCGCCCGAAGCGGCATCCTCAAACGCACATTTCCGGTTTCAATTAATCGTGTTGCGGCAACGGTCAATCAGGATTTGAAGGTTCTGGCCCCATTTATCAAAGGCATGGAGAGATATCTCCAGATTGCGCTGAAGGGGATGACGGATTTTATCTTGGGCAATCATGTGAAAACGGGGACCACGGTTCAGAGCCTTAAATTCGAGGGGTTTGAGTATTTACCTCTCCCACTTCCTCCGAATGAGGAGCAGCATCGGATTGTGGCGAAGGTGGATGAACTGATGGCGCTGTGTGACCAACTCGAGGCGGCGCAGACGAAACGCGAGCGGCGGCGCGACCGACTGGTGGCAGCGACGCTCCACGGGCTTAACGACGGCGCTGCGATATCGGTCGTTGACGAGGCGGGAAACGTTGCCGGTGGTGGCGAGATTCCGGCGTCCGACGTTTGCTCGAATTTTGAGAATAACGCCCGCTTCCTCTTCAACCACCTCCCGAATCTCATCACCCGCCCAGAACAGATCAAGCAACTCCGCCAAACCATCCTCAACCTCGCCGTTCGCGGCAAACTCGTCCCGCAAGACCCGAACGACGAACCGGCCTCGGTGCTGCTGAAGAGAATCGAAGTGGAGAAGAAAAATCTAATTAAGGCGGGAGAAATCAGAAAGGGAGGCGATCTCCCACAAATAGGGGATGCCGATATTTCGCTTAGGCCGCCGTCCTCTTGGGAATGGGTTCGTTTGGGGAGCATTGGGGATTGGGGTTCAGGGAGCACCCCGCCGCGCGGTAATAGCGAATACTATGATGGCGGTATTCCATGGCTGAAAAGTGGGGAATTGGAGGACAGGACCGACCTGAAAGGCTCAGAAGAGACGGTATCCGAAATCGCCATCAGCAAATGTTCGTTCCGAAAGAATAAGCCCGGCGATGTTTTGATCGCGATGTATGGCGCCACGATCGGAAAACTGGCAATTCTTGGCGAATCTGCCGTTACAAATCAGGCCGTGTGCGGTTGCACCCCTTTTGATGGAGTTTATAACCGCTACCTGTTTTTATATCTGCTCTCACGGAGATCAAATTTTCACGCGCAGAGCGAAGGCGGGGCACAACCGAATATTTCAAAAATAAAGATCATCAATTCTCCTTTTCCCCTGCCTCCTCTCGCCGAGCAACACCGGATCGTGGTGAAGGTTGATGAACTGATGGCGTTGTGCGATGAATTGGAGGTGCGAATCACGTCATCCTCGACCACCCGTTACCAACTCTTGGACGCAGCCCTTGCCGAAGTTCTTGCCTGA
- a CDS encoding metalloregulator ArsR/SmtB family transcription factor, with the protein MPQSKTGKAQDSPVPFVDPASVRSAKAAMPGDRMVRALAETFAALSDPTRVRIISALSGQELCVIDLSRLLGLTGSAISHQLRLLRGQRLVKYRKEGKIAFYSLDDEHISNLIEECVHHVSVG; encoded by the coding sequence TTGCCTCAATCGAAGACAGGGAAAGCGCAGGACAGCCCGGTCCCGTTCGTGGATCCTGCCAGCGTGCGCTCGGCGAAGGCCGCCATGCCGGGCGACCGGATGGTCCGGGCGCTGGCCGAGACGTTCGCCGCCTTGAGCGACCCCACCCGGGTTCGCATCATTTCCGCCTTGTCCGGGCAGGAACTCTGCGTCATCGACCTGTCGCGGCTGCTTGGCCTGACCGGTTCCGCGATCTCGCACCAGCTCCGGCTGCTGCGGGGGCAGCGGCTGGTCAAGTATCGAAAGGAAGGCAAGATCGCCTTCTATTCCCTCGACGACGAGCACATCAGCAACCTCATCGAGGAGTGCGTCCACCACGTTTCGGTGGGGTAG